One genomic segment of Chiloscyllium punctatum isolate Juve2018m chromosome 32, sChiPun1.3, whole genome shotgun sequence includes these proteins:
- the stmp1 gene encoding short transmembrane mitochondrial protein 1 encodes MLQFLVGFTFGNLVGMYLAQNYQIPNIYKKFEEFKKDAETRRKPPSDGS; translated from the exons GTAGGGTTTACTTTTGGGAATCTAGTGGGAATGTATCTGGCTCAAAATTATCAG ATTCCAAATATCTATAAGAAGTTTGAAGAATTCAAGAAAGATGCAGAAACCCGAAGAAAACCGCCAAGTGATGGATCCTGA